In Betta splendens chromosome 19, fBetSpl5.4, whole genome shotgun sequence, the following proteins share a genomic window:
- the bhlha15 gene encoding class A basic helix-loop-helix protein 15 — protein sequence MNSKGKGVKPCRRTWLDPEPEPEPEADTEPEPGSSEQEGSEASVQIGGSWRGSLRRGGGRRQGGGGGGRRRRQRGSGIKERSIRRLESNERERQRMHKLNNAFQALREAIPHVKTDKKLSKIETLTLAKNYIKALTTIVLDMSGSCLPAGGVSPEASAAKLLQCYQQHLEEEGEEGLAQYLTHMHSLSQRS from the coding sequence ATGAATTCCAAAGGGAAGGGTGTAAAACCATGCAGGAGAACGTGGTTGGacccagagccagaaccagaaccagaagcagacacagagccagaaccCGGCTCCAGTGAGCAGGAAGGCTCAGAGGCCTCAGTCCAGATTGGCGGCTCCTGGAGGGGCTCGctcaggaggggggggggcaggcggcagggaggaggaggtggaggccggcggaggaggcagcgcggcTCCGGCATCAAGGAGCGCAGCATCCGGCGACTGGAGAGCAACGAGCGGGAACGCCAGCGCATGCACAAACTCAACAATGCCTTCCAAGCGCTGCGCGAGGCCATCCCTCATGTAAAGACTGACAAGAAACTGTCCAAGATCGAGACGCTGACCCTTGCTAAGAATTACATCAAAGCTTTGACCACGATCGTCCTGGACATGTCGGGTTCCTGTCTACCTGCTGGTGGGGTCTCGCCAGAGGCCAGCGCTGCCAAGCTGCTCCAGTGCTACCAGCagcatctggaggaggagggggaggagggtcTCGCCCAGTACctcacccacatgcacagcctcaGCCAGCGCAGCTAA